The Vidua macroura isolate BioBank_ID:100142 chromosome 4, ASM2450914v1, whole genome shotgun sequence genome window below encodes:
- the FAM193A gene encoding protein FAM193A isoform X1, with protein MSPADAKRGAKRRKNKRGGGLGSTGGPGPSGGTGGLGKAGGAAAAAPAPPGAVGALLTAPGGGSGAPGGAGAAAGHGEVSLNGTQFTDSSVGSEFTGVSQTPFTFGLGQRAPYTTGEHCLLCRSERKDTSLSESGIKNSSKTALSTSPKANNMLHLPLWVCPDCRRTVEKEERHATIEQSLVSQDFLLHMPLGNSGSQQESVGGGRITVGAQTVPAADLSNSSPSDIACNCEACNERRENSAEPEREPQQLQNYWSEVRYMVRCIYRQAGTPLADDQDQSLVPDKEGMKELVDRLCERDPYQLYQRLEQQAREYVLEMKVRLLRHLSLGSKVASTLATEGPPQAQQFISLLLEEYSALCQAACTISAFLVTLENEHLKKFQVTWELHNKHLFENLVFSEPLLQNSLPTLVSQLRLGTTHDSCSEDMYSTLLQRYHQLEQEMGQVAEAWLECQKRIDDYVDEQMAMKTKQRMLKEDWEFFKQRRFIEEQPRSVQVCIMLSIRVQWASDRVNSGWRTSPFLYQYAERNASHEPERLNNKKALSGENNFTDTMRHMLSSRLSMPDCPNCNYRRRCTCDDCSLSHILTCGIMDSPITDDIHINQLPLQIDSAPDYLSEIRPPSMSSASSGSGSSSPITIQQHPRLILTDNGSAPTFGSDDDDVAPLSAKFADIYPLNNYDDAEVVANMNGIHSELNGGGENMALKDESPQVSSTSSSSSEADDEEADGESSGEPPGTQKEEMSLGKRALRKDETKMDSPPPSYPSQQADQGPNACECHVCKQEASGLTVSALATGRLPAGHQFMNPEKPAHPALHLYPHIHGHIPLHTIPHLPRPLIHPTLYTASPFTHNKALPPAPVQNHTNKHQVFNASLQDHIYPSCFGSTPDWNSSKFISLWGSEVMNDKNWNPATFLPDTIPGSDILAPALSEIRPEALPATSSNETTAVSDSKEKKNAAKKKCLYNFQDAFMEANKVVMATSSATSSVSCTATTVQSSSNQFKVSSKRPSSIGEVFHNINKEDHRHSAPVAPRNSPTSLASLPSLSPAALSPASTPHLPNLAAPSFPKAAATAPGFVDPHSGLCPTTVAPPTSTTDSSVSAPPSVCSDPDCEGHRCENSNTYDHQQYDGEESQDEDSCSEHSSSTSTSTNQKEGKYCDCCYCEFFGHGGPPAAPTSRNYAEMREKLRLRLTKRKEEQPKKPDQISERESVVDHRKVEDLLQFINSSETKPVSSSRAAKRARHKQRKLEEKARLEAEAREREHHQLLEEQRRREEEEEERLKQELQRLQELQQLRAVKKKKKERTSKDCPKADLLPRNCQAVKEPVPNTPEDIQNGTLEQSEKMETSAGSLSRHVNHTEQRPVLDTGCELSNPVNTRDSKLLYQKEGSVKQHEPLSFLLDIMHQHKEGNSKQKLKQMNKQCVEQVKKPVESPKAAEIQTKTRNQIESKAKAAELPTLAEPKKDEKKLNNNNKKQLNHVKEEKAPVTSESPSPSEQQQNNKLILADSPQPKGKNKKNKKKKGDKVNNSIDDVFLPKDIDLDSVEMDETEREVEYFKRFCLDSARQTRQRLSINWSNFSLKKTTFAAH; from the exons ACACCATTTACCTTTGGCTTGGGCCAAAGGGCACCATATACAACTGGCGAGCATTGTCTTCTTTGTAGAAGTGAACGAAAAGATACTTCGCTTTCAGAGAGCGGAATAAAAAATTCTAGCAAAACAGCACTTTCCACATCTCCAAAAGCAAACAATATGCTGCATCTTCCACTGTGGGTGTGTCCAGACTGTCGAAGAACAGTTGAAAAGGAGGAGAGGCACGCTACAATAGAGCAGTCTCTCGTG agccaAGATTTCCTTTTGCACATGCCTCTTGGAAACAGTGGATCACAGCAGGAATCTGTAGGAGGAGGAAGAATAACTGTTGGTGCACAGACAGTGCCTGCTGCAGATCTCAGCAATTCCTCTCCTTCAGACATAGCATGCAACTGTGAGGCCTGTAATGAACGCAG agaaaattcaGCAGAGCCTGAACGTGAACCTCAGCAGCTACAGAATTACTGGTCTGAAGTCAGATACATGGTTCGGTGTATTTATCGTCAAGCTGGGACCCCTCTGGCAGATGACCAAGACCAATCGTTGGTACCAGATAAAGAAGGAATGAAAGAGCTGGTGGATAG GCTTTGTGAAAGAGATCCATACCAGCTTTACCAGCGGTTGGAGCAGCAAGCCAGGGAATATGTGCTTGAAATGAAGGTTCGCCTGCTCAGACACTTGTCCCTGGGATCCAAGGTTGCATCGACGTTAGCGACAGAAGGGCCACCCCAGGCACAGCAGTTCATCTCACTCCTACTTGAAGAGTACAGTGCACTCTGTCAGGCAGCCTGTACAATCAGCGCCTTCCTAGTTACTCTG GAAAATGAACATTTGAAGAAATTTCAGGTGACATGGGAATTGCACAACAAGCATCTGTTTGAAAATTTGGTATTTTCTGAGCCACTCCTGCAGAATAGCTTGCCAACGCTGGTGTCACAGCTAAG GCTTGGAACAACACATGATTCCTGTAGTGAAGATATGTACAGTACCTTGCTACAAAGGTATCATCAGCTGGAACAGGAAATGGGCCAAGTTGCTGAAGCATGGCTTGAATGCCAGAAAAGAATAGATGATTATGTTGATGAACAG ATggcaatgaaaacaaaacaacgcATGCTAAAGGAAGACTGGGAATTTTTTAAACAGAGGCGTTTTATTGAAGAGcag CCTAGAAGTGTTCAAGTGTGCATCATGCTTTCCATAAGAGTACAGTGGGCTTCGGATAGAGTCAACTCTGGATGGAGAACCTCTCCGTTCCTGTACCAGTATGCAGAAAGAAACGCTAGTCATGAGCCAGAGAGA CTCAATAACAAGAAAGCACTATCTGGGGAGAACAACTTCACAGACACAATGAGACACATGCTGTCATCACGTTTGAGCATGCCTGACTGTCCCAACTGTAATTATAGAAGAAG ATGTACTTGTGATGACTGCAGCCTTTCACACATTTTAACGTGTGGCATCATGGATTCTCCCATAACGGATGATATCCACATTAACCAGTTACCACTGCAAATTGATTCTGCCCCGGATTATTTATCTGAGATCCGCCCACCCAGTATGTCTTCAGCGAGTTCAGGATCGGGTTCCAGCTCACCTATCACAATTCAGCAACATCCCAGACTCATCCTCACAGATAATGGTTCTGCACCAACTTT tggtagtgatgatgatgatgttgCGCCATTATCAGCAAAATTTGCTGATATCTACCCACTGAATAATTACGATGATGCAGAGGTTGTAGCCAACATGAATGGAATCCACAGCGAGCTAAACGGCGGCGGTGAAAACATGGCATTGAAAGATGAG TCTCCTCAGGTGAGCAGTACTAGCAGCAGTTCCTCAGAAGCAGATGATGAGGAAGCAGATGGGGAGAGCAGTGGTGAACCACCAGGGACTCAAAAGGAGGAAATGTCTCTAGGAAAAAGGGCATTAAGgaaagatgaaacaaaaatggATAGTCCACCACCTTCTTACCCCAGTCAGCAG GCTGACCAAGGTCCAAATGCTTGTGAATGTCACGTTTGCAAACAAGAAGCCTCAGGACTAACAGTCTCTGCACTTGCAACTGGACGCCTGCCTGCTGGGCACCAGTTTATGAATCCTGAAAAACCTGCACATCCTGCACTTCATCTTTATCCTCACATCCATGGACATATACCATTGCATACAATTCCTCATCTGCCTCGTCCACTTATCCATCCCACCTTGTACACTGCTTCTCCCTTCACACACAATAAG GCATTACCACCAGCTCCAGTTCAGAATCATACAAACAAGCACCAAGTATTCAATGCATCTCTCCAAGATCATATTTATCCAAGTTGTTTTGGGAGCACTCCAGATTGGAATAGCTCTAAATTTATAAGTCTTTGGGGTTCAGAAGTGATGAATGACAAGAACTGGAATCCTGCTACATTTTTGCCTGACACAATTCCTG GGAGTGATATATTAGCACCGGCACTCTCAGAAATAAGACCTGAAGCACTTCCTGCTACATCTAGCAATGAAACAACAGCAGTTTCtgacagcaaagagaaaaaaaatgctgcaaagaaGAAGTGTCTGTACAATTTCCAGGATGCCTTTATGGAAGCTAATAAAGTTGTCATGGCAACCTCTTCTGCCACTTCTTCTGTCTCCTGCACAGCAACTACAGTGCAGTCAAGCAGCAACCAGTTCAAGGTATCATCCAAGAGACCTTCATCAATAG GTGAAGTGTTCCACAATATTAATAAAGAGGACCATAGACATTCTGCACCAGTTGCACCACGAAATAGTCCTACCAGTTTAGCATCCCTTCCTTCACTGTCTCCTGCTGCACTGTCTCCAGCCTCCACACCACATCTTCCAAACCTAGCTGCTCCTTCTTTCCCCAAAGCTGCTGCAACAGCCCCTGGATTTGTGGATCCTCATTCAGGTCTTTGTCCTACTACAGTTGCACCTCCTACTTCAACCACAGACAGCTCTGTAAGTGCCCCACCAAGTGTCTGCAG TGATCCTGATTGTGAGGGCCATCGCTGTGAGAACAGTAACACATATGATCATCAGCAGTATGATGGAGAGGAGAGCCAGGATGAAGATAGCTGTTCAGAGCATAGCTCCAGTACCTCAACTTCCACAaatcagaaggaaggaaaatactgTGACTGCTGTTACTGTGAGTTCTTCGGCCATGGAGGA CCTCCAGCTGCACCAACCAGTAGAAATTATGCAGAGATGCGAGAAAAGCTTCGTTTACGTTTAACgaaaaggaaagaggagcagCCGAAGAAACCAGATCAGATCTCTGAAAGGGAAAGCGTTGTTGACCATCGAAAGGTGGAAGACTTGCTACAATTTATAAACAGCTCTGAAACCAAACCTGTCAGCAGTTCTCGTGCAGCCAAGCGAGCCAGGCATAAGCAAAGAAAG CTCGAAGAAAAAGCTCGACTTGAAGCTGAAGCCAGGGAGAGGGAGCATCACCAGTTGCTTGAGGAGCAGAGGCGGCgtgaggaagaagaagaagagagacTGAAACAGGAATTACAGCGGCTCCAAGAGCTTCAGCAGTTACGagctgtaaagaaaaagaagaaagagagaacaagTAAGGACTGTCCGAAGGCAGATCTGCTCCCTAGGAACTGCCAGGCAGTGAAGGAACCTGTCCCAAACACACCTGAAGACATTCAGAATGGTACCCTTGAGCAATCAGAAAAGATGGAAACCTCAGCTGGTTCACTGTCAAGACATGTGAATCACACAGAACAGAGGCCAGTTCTAGACACGGGCTGTGAACTGTCCAATCCTGTAAACACTAGAGACTCGAAGCTGCTTTATCAGAAAGAGGGCAGTGTAAAGCAGCATGAGCCCCTCTCTTTTCTGCTTGATATTATGCATCAACATAAAGAAGGAAACAGCAAACAGAAACTAAAACAGATGAACAAACAGTGTGTTGAACAAGTTAAAAAGCCTGTTGAATCCCccaaagcagctgagattcagacTAAAACCAGAAACCAAATAGAAtccaaagcaaaagcagcagagctcccaACACTTGCAGAACCTAAAAaggatgagaagaaattaaacaataacaacaaaaaacagtTGAACCATgtaaaggaagagaaagcacCTGTAACAAGTGAATCCCCATCACCAagtgaacagcagcaaaataataAGCTTATACTTGCAGATTCTCCTCAACCAAAAGGcaagaacaagaaaaacaagaagaaaaaaggagacaaaGTCAACAATTCCATTG atGATGTGTTTCTACCCAAAGACATTGATCTAGACAGCGTGGAAATGGATGAAACAGAACGAGAAGTGGagtattttaaaag attttgctTGGATTCTGCCAGACAGACAAGGCAGAGACTTTCCATCAACTGGTCCAattttagcttaaaaaaaaccacctttgCTGCACATTGA
- the FAM193A gene encoding protein FAM193A isoform X2, whose product MSPADAKRGAKRRKNKRGGGLGSTGGPGPSGGTGGLGKAGGAAAAAPAPPGAVGALLTAPGGGSGAPGGAGAAAGHGEVSLNGTQFTDSSVGSEFTGVSQSQDFLLHMPLGNSGSQQESVGGGRITVGAQTVPAADLSNSSPSDIACNCEACNERRENSAEPEREPQQLQNYWSEVRYMVRCIYRQAGTPLADDQDQSLVPDKEGMKELVDRLCERDPYQLYQRLEQQAREYVLEMKVRLLRHLSLGSKVASTLATEGPPQAQQFISLLLEEYSALCQAACTISAFLVTLENEHLKKFQVTWELHNKHLFENLVFSEPLLQNSLPTLVSQLRLGTTHDSCSEDMYSTLLQRYHQLEQEMGQVAEAWLECQKRIDDYVDEQMAMKTKQRMLKEDWEFFKQRRFIEEQPRSVQVCIMLSIRVQWASDRVNSGWRTSPFLYQYAERNASHEPERLNNKKALSGENNFTDTMRHMLSSRLSMPDCPNCNYRRRCTCDDCSLSHILTCGIMDSPITDDIHINQLPLQIDSAPDYLSEIRPPSMSSASSGSGSSSPITIQQHPRLILTDNGSAPTFGSDDDDVAPLSAKFADIYPLNNYDDAEVVANMNGIHSELNGGGENMALKDESPQVSSTSSSSSEADDEEADGESSGEPPGTQKEEMSLGKRALRKDETKMDSPPPSYPSQQADQGPNACECHVCKQEASGLTVSALATGRLPAGHQFMNPEKPAHPALHLYPHIHGHIPLHTIPHLPRPLIHPTLYTASPFTHNKALPPAPVQNHTNKHQVFNASLQDHIYPSCFGSTPDWNSSKFISLWGSEVMNDKNWNPATFLPDTIPGSDILAPALSEIRPEALPATSSNETTAVSDSKEKKNAAKKKCLYNFQDAFMEANKVVMATSSATSSVSCTATTVQSSSNQFKVSSKRPSSIGEVFHNINKEDHRHSAPVAPRNSPTSLASLPSLSPAALSPASTPHLPNLAAPSFPKAAATAPGFVDPHSGLCPTTVAPPTSTTDSSVSAPPSVCSDPDCEGHRCENSNTYDHQQYDGEESQDEDSCSEHSSSTSTSTNQKEGKYCDCCYCEFFGHGGPPAAPTSRNYAEMREKLRLRLTKRKEEQPKKPDQISERESVVDHRKVEDLLQFINSSETKPVSSSRAAKRARHKQRKLEEKARLEAEAREREHHQLLEEQRRREEEEEERLKQELQRLQELQQLRAVKKKKKERTSKDCPKADLLPRNCQAVKEPVPNTPEDIQNGTLEQSEKMETSAGSLSRHVNHTEQRPVLDTGCELSNPVNTRDSKLLYQKEGSVKQHEPLSFLLDIMHQHKEGNSKQKLKQMNKQCVEQVKKPVESPKAAEIQTKTRNQIESKAKAAELPTLAEPKKDEKKLNNNNKKQLNHVKEEKAPVTSESPSPSEQQQNNKLILADSPQPKGKNKKNKKKKGDKVNNSIDDVFLPKDIDLDSVEMDETEREVEYFKRFCLDSARQTRQRLSINWSNFSLKKTTFAAH is encoded by the exons agccaAGATTTCCTTTTGCACATGCCTCTTGGAAACAGTGGATCACAGCAGGAATCTGTAGGAGGAGGAAGAATAACTGTTGGTGCACAGACAGTGCCTGCTGCAGATCTCAGCAATTCCTCTCCTTCAGACATAGCATGCAACTGTGAGGCCTGTAATGAACGCAG agaaaattcaGCAGAGCCTGAACGTGAACCTCAGCAGCTACAGAATTACTGGTCTGAAGTCAGATACATGGTTCGGTGTATTTATCGTCAAGCTGGGACCCCTCTGGCAGATGACCAAGACCAATCGTTGGTACCAGATAAAGAAGGAATGAAAGAGCTGGTGGATAG GCTTTGTGAAAGAGATCCATACCAGCTTTACCAGCGGTTGGAGCAGCAAGCCAGGGAATATGTGCTTGAAATGAAGGTTCGCCTGCTCAGACACTTGTCCCTGGGATCCAAGGTTGCATCGACGTTAGCGACAGAAGGGCCACCCCAGGCACAGCAGTTCATCTCACTCCTACTTGAAGAGTACAGTGCACTCTGTCAGGCAGCCTGTACAATCAGCGCCTTCCTAGTTACTCTG GAAAATGAACATTTGAAGAAATTTCAGGTGACATGGGAATTGCACAACAAGCATCTGTTTGAAAATTTGGTATTTTCTGAGCCACTCCTGCAGAATAGCTTGCCAACGCTGGTGTCACAGCTAAG GCTTGGAACAACACATGATTCCTGTAGTGAAGATATGTACAGTACCTTGCTACAAAGGTATCATCAGCTGGAACAGGAAATGGGCCAAGTTGCTGAAGCATGGCTTGAATGCCAGAAAAGAATAGATGATTATGTTGATGAACAG ATggcaatgaaaacaaaacaacgcATGCTAAAGGAAGACTGGGAATTTTTTAAACAGAGGCGTTTTATTGAAGAGcag CCTAGAAGTGTTCAAGTGTGCATCATGCTTTCCATAAGAGTACAGTGGGCTTCGGATAGAGTCAACTCTGGATGGAGAACCTCTCCGTTCCTGTACCAGTATGCAGAAAGAAACGCTAGTCATGAGCCAGAGAGA CTCAATAACAAGAAAGCACTATCTGGGGAGAACAACTTCACAGACACAATGAGACACATGCTGTCATCACGTTTGAGCATGCCTGACTGTCCCAACTGTAATTATAGAAGAAG ATGTACTTGTGATGACTGCAGCCTTTCACACATTTTAACGTGTGGCATCATGGATTCTCCCATAACGGATGATATCCACATTAACCAGTTACCACTGCAAATTGATTCTGCCCCGGATTATTTATCTGAGATCCGCCCACCCAGTATGTCTTCAGCGAGTTCAGGATCGGGTTCCAGCTCACCTATCACAATTCAGCAACATCCCAGACTCATCCTCACAGATAATGGTTCTGCACCAACTTT tggtagtgatgatgatgatgttgCGCCATTATCAGCAAAATTTGCTGATATCTACCCACTGAATAATTACGATGATGCAGAGGTTGTAGCCAACATGAATGGAATCCACAGCGAGCTAAACGGCGGCGGTGAAAACATGGCATTGAAAGATGAG TCTCCTCAGGTGAGCAGTACTAGCAGCAGTTCCTCAGAAGCAGATGATGAGGAAGCAGATGGGGAGAGCAGTGGTGAACCACCAGGGACTCAAAAGGAGGAAATGTCTCTAGGAAAAAGGGCATTAAGgaaagatgaaacaaaaatggATAGTCCACCACCTTCTTACCCCAGTCAGCAG GCTGACCAAGGTCCAAATGCTTGTGAATGTCACGTTTGCAAACAAGAAGCCTCAGGACTAACAGTCTCTGCACTTGCAACTGGACGCCTGCCTGCTGGGCACCAGTTTATGAATCCTGAAAAACCTGCACATCCTGCACTTCATCTTTATCCTCACATCCATGGACATATACCATTGCATACAATTCCTCATCTGCCTCGTCCACTTATCCATCCCACCTTGTACACTGCTTCTCCCTTCACACACAATAAG GCATTACCACCAGCTCCAGTTCAGAATCATACAAACAAGCACCAAGTATTCAATGCATCTCTCCAAGATCATATTTATCCAAGTTGTTTTGGGAGCACTCCAGATTGGAATAGCTCTAAATTTATAAGTCTTTGGGGTTCAGAAGTGATGAATGACAAGAACTGGAATCCTGCTACATTTTTGCCTGACACAATTCCTG GGAGTGATATATTAGCACCGGCACTCTCAGAAATAAGACCTGAAGCACTTCCTGCTACATCTAGCAATGAAACAACAGCAGTTTCtgacagcaaagagaaaaaaaatgctgcaaagaaGAAGTGTCTGTACAATTTCCAGGATGCCTTTATGGAAGCTAATAAAGTTGTCATGGCAACCTCTTCTGCCACTTCTTCTGTCTCCTGCACAGCAACTACAGTGCAGTCAAGCAGCAACCAGTTCAAGGTATCATCCAAGAGACCTTCATCAATAG GTGAAGTGTTCCACAATATTAATAAAGAGGACCATAGACATTCTGCACCAGTTGCACCACGAAATAGTCCTACCAGTTTAGCATCCCTTCCTTCACTGTCTCCTGCTGCACTGTCTCCAGCCTCCACACCACATCTTCCAAACCTAGCTGCTCCTTCTTTCCCCAAAGCTGCTGCAACAGCCCCTGGATTTGTGGATCCTCATTCAGGTCTTTGTCCTACTACAGTTGCACCTCCTACTTCAACCACAGACAGCTCTGTAAGTGCCCCACCAAGTGTCTGCAG TGATCCTGATTGTGAGGGCCATCGCTGTGAGAACAGTAACACATATGATCATCAGCAGTATGATGGAGAGGAGAGCCAGGATGAAGATAGCTGTTCAGAGCATAGCTCCAGTACCTCAACTTCCACAaatcagaaggaaggaaaatactgTGACTGCTGTTACTGTGAGTTCTTCGGCCATGGAGGA CCTCCAGCTGCACCAACCAGTAGAAATTATGCAGAGATGCGAGAAAAGCTTCGTTTACGTTTAACgaaaaggaaagaggagcagCCGAAGAAACCAGATCAGATCTCTGAAAGGGAAAGCGTTGTTGACCATCGAAAGGTGGAAGACTTGCTACAATTTATAAACAGCTCTGAAACCAAACCTGTCAGCAGTTCTCGTGCAGCCAAGCGAGCCAGGCATAAGCAAAGAAAG CTCGAAGAAAAAGCTCGACTTGAAGCTGAAGCCAGGGAGAGGGAGCATCACCAGTTGCTTGAGGAGCAGAGGCGGCgtgaggaagaagaagaagagagacTGAAACAGGAATTACAGCGGCTCCAAGAGCTTCAGCAGTTACGagctgtaaagaaaaagaagaaagagagaacaagTAAGGACTGTCCGAAGGCAGATCTGCTCCCTAGGAACTGCCAGGCAGTGAAGGAACCTGTCCCAAACACACCTGAAGACATTCAGAATGGTACCCTTGAGCAATCAGAAAAGATGGAAACCTCAGCTGGTTCACTGTCAAGACATGTGAATCACACAGAACAGAGGCCAGTTCTAGACACGGGCTGTGAACTGTCCAATCCTGTAAACACTAGAGACTCGAAGCTGCTTTATCAGAAAGAGGGCAGTGTAAAGCAGCATGAGCCCCTCTCTTTTCTGCTTGATATTATGCATCAACATAAAGAAGGAAACAGCAAACAGAAACTAAAACAGATGAACAAACAGTGTGTTGAACAAGTTAAAAAGCCTGTTGAATCCCccaaagcagctgagattcagacTAAAACCAGAAACCAAATAGAAtccaaagcaaaagcagcagagctcccaACACTTGCAGAACCTAAAAaggatgagaagaaattaaacaataacaacaaaaaacagtTGAACCATgtaaaggaagagaaagcacCTGTAACAAGTGAATCCCCATCACCAagtgaacagcagcaaaataataAGCTTATACTTGCAGATTCTCCTCAACCAAAAGGcaagaacaagaaaaacaagaagaaaaaaggagacaaaGTCAACAATTCCATTG atGATGTGTTTCTACCCAAAGACATTGATCTAGACAGCGTGGAAATGGATGAAACAGAACGAGAAGTGGagtattttaaaag attttgctTGGATTCTGCCAGACAGACAAGGCAGAGACTTTCCATCAACTGGTCCAattttagcttaaaaaaaaccacctttgCTGCACATTGA